CAAGCGCTTCGTGGTCGCTGACGACCTGTACGACTCGTTCCTGGCGAAGTTCACCGCCAAGCTCGCCGAGGTGGAGGCCACCGACCCCACCAGCGAGTCCTCGGCGCTCGGCCCGCTCTCGTCGCTGCGCGCGGCGGAGGGTCTGGACGAGCAGGTGCAGCGCGCCGTCGCCAACGGCGCGACCCTGGTGCGCGGCGGCGGCCGCGACGGCGCGTTCTTCGAGACGACCGTGCTCACCGACGTCACCCCGGAGAACCCGGCCTCCAAGGAGGAGTTCTTCGGACCCGTCGCGCAGGTGTTCCGCGCGAAGGACGAGGCGGACGCCGTGCGCATCGCCAACGACACCCCGTTCGGCCTGGGCTCGTACCTCTACACGACGGACGAGGAGCAGGCCCTCCGGGTCGCCGACCAGATCGAGGCCGGCATGGTCTTCGTCAACGTCGTGCTCGCCGACGGCGCCGAGCTGCCCTTCGGCGGCGTGAAGCGCTCCGGCTCGGGTCGTGAGCTCGGCCGCTTCGGCGCCGACGAGTTCGTGAACAAGAAGCTCATCCGCATCGGCGGCTGACGCTCTCGGACGCGTGAGGCGGCCGGTCGCATTTCGTGCGGCCGGCCGCCTTCGTCGTGCCGGCGGTAGACCGCTCGGTCTTGACACTTCCTCACCATCGGCGGGACCCTTGGCCCGTGCAAGAGCTGCCGATCGTCTACTGCCGCGGGTATGCCGGCCCGACCAGTCAGATCGACTCCACGGTCAACGATCCCTTCTACGGCTTCAACGAGGGCGCCACCCACACCCGGGTCAACGGGGACGGCGACCCGATGTTCTACCAGTTCGAGGGTCCGCTCCTGCGGCTGCTGGGGGAGCGCGCCTACCAGGTGCTCGTGCGCGGCAGCCAGAAGGAGCTGCTCGCGACGGCCGCCGACGGCTCGCTGCCGCAGAAGTCCATCTGGATCCACCGCTTCTACGACGAGGCCGCCACCACCTACGCCGCGCCGACCCCGCGCAGCGGCAACCTGTTCGACCGGGCGATCACCTGGACGGAGGACCTCGTCCGGGAGCACACCAGTGCGCAGGGCTTCGACATCGAGCAGGCGGCGCGCGAGCTGTACGACCTCGTACTGCTGGTCCGCGAGAAGACCGGCGCGTCCAAGGTCTTCCTGGTCGCGCACTCGATGGGCGGCCTGGTCGCGCGCTGCATGATGCAGAAGGTGTGCGAGGAGGACGGACGCATCCCGGCGAAGGAGCTCGTCGCCAAGTTCTGCACCTACGCGACGCCGCACGGCGGGATCGTCTTCACCGGCGGCCTCCTCAACTGGCTGATGGAGACCTTCGGCCCGGCCGGGTCGGACATCTTCTCGCCGCCGAAGATGTACGGCTACCTCACGCCGGGCAAGAAGTTCGGGGACACACCGATCGGGGTGTCGTGGGATCCGCGGATCATCCCGTCGGACGTGTTCGACGTCGACGATGTGTTCTGCATCATCGGCACCGACCAGAACGACTACAACCTGGCCAAGCTCGGCGTCGGTCCGCGCAGCGACGGGCTGGTGCTCATCGAGAACGCCTACGTGAAGGGCGCCCACCGGGCGTTCGTCTACAAATCCCACTCGGGACCGTACGGGGAGGTGAACTCCGAGGAGGGCTACCAGAACCTGTCGCGCTTCCTGTTCGGCCACTGGTCGGTGCAGGTGGAGCTGAGCAAGCTCCCGCCCGCCTCGGTCGTCGCCGCGCAGCCCGACGTCTCCTGGCAGGCCGACCTCCAGCTCGCCATCCGCGGGCTGTCCGTGCTCATCACCGAGCAGAAGGCCGTGCACTACAACCCGGTGCAGCTCAACGCCGAGATCGCGCAGCACGCCCCTGGTGCGCCAGGGGACGACTCGGTGGACGCGCCGATCCCGCTGGTGGGGACGTTCCTGTTCTCGAAGGAGCCGCCCACCGACCTCCCGCCGACGCACGTCACCCCGGGGGTGGGCGACGACCCGACGCCGGCGGTCGTCGTGGACGACGCGCCTGAGCCGCCCGCGCACCAGGGCTGGTGGCATCGTTTCGTCGAATCGTTCGGCGCCGGGAACGACGAGTCGGGCCCCGATGCGGGCTCCCAACCCGTGGACATCGCGCTGGCGAACCCGCTCGATCCGACCCTCCCGGAGGTGTCGGCCTCGGCAGTCGCCGCGGTGGCCCACGAGCTCGCGACGACCGCAGCACAGAGCACGCCCGTCGCGAGCGACTATGCGCGGCTCAGCGAGGACCTCTCCCGCTACGCCCTCACCCTGCGCGTCTACCAGGTCATCACCCGCAACGGCGTCTTCGACTTCTCCAGCAACCTGGAGCAGGTCGGCGACTGGCAGGACGTGCTCATCGTCGACATCGGCCGCGCCGCGGACGGCCGTTTCGGCGCGTGGACGGGCTGGAACAGCGCCGTCCCGGGAGCGATCAACCAGCTCGGGCAGATGGCGGACGAGCTCGTGCTCACGCCCGACCCGCAGGACCGCAACGTCATCCACGCGGTGCTCGACCTCCCGGCCGCCGCCCGCGCCCTGCCGGTCTTCGGTCCGGCGGCGCAGCTCGCGTTCACCATCGTCAACCGGGACGCGTGAGGGCACCACCGCCCCGAAAACATACCGTGCGCCCCGGACTGGGGTGGTCCGAGCCGTCCGATTCGGTCTCGCGGACGCATAGTGTTCATCCGTGACTTCGACCCGACGATGGGTGACCGCGGCCTCCAGTGCCCTCACCGCCTCGCTGATCCTGACCGCCCTGTCCGCCACCGGCGCCGCCTCAGCCGCGCCCGTGCCGGCGACGACCGTTCCGAGCGTGGCCGCGAAGGCCGCACCCGCCTCCGGTCCGCTGACCGTGAATGGGACCGTGCCGCAGGGCTCGCACGCCGTTCCCCTGACGGGCACGCTGCGGGTGACCACCGTCCAGCCCGTCGTCACGAAGACCGGCGCGCCCGTGAAGACCGCGCACACCGGCACGCGCTACGCGGTCGTGACGGGCTCCGGCACGACCATCCCCGT
This genomic stretch from Leifsonia sp. EB41 harbors:
- a CDS encoding esterase/lipase family protein, with product MQELPIVYCRGYAGPTSQIDSTVNDPFYGFNEGATHTRVNGDGDPMFYQFEGPLLRLLGERAYQVLVRGSQKELLATAADGSLPQKSIWIHRFYDEAATTYAAPTPRSGNLFDRAITWTEDLVREHTSAQGFDIEQAARELYDLVLLVREKTGASKVFLVAHSMGGLVARCMMQKVCEEDGRIPAKELVAKFCTYATPHGGIVFTGGLLNWLMETFGPAGSDIFSPPKMYGYLTPGKKFGDTPIGVSWDPRIIPSDVFDVDDVFCIIGTDQNDYNLAKLGVGPRSDGLVLIENAYVKGAHRAFVYKSHSGPYGEVNSEEGYQNLSRFLFGHWSVQVELSKLPPASVVAAQPDVSWQADLQLAIRGLSVLITEQKAVHYNPVQLNAEIAQHAPGAPGDDSVDAPIPLVGTFLFSKEPPTDLPPTHVTPGVGDDPTPAVVVDDAPEPPAHQGWWHRFVESFGAGNDESGPDAGSQPVDIALANPLDPTLPEVSASAVAAVAHELATTAAQSTPVASDYARLSEDLSRYALTLRVYQVITRNGVFDFSSNLEQVGDWQDVLIVDIGRAADGRFGAWTGWNSAVPGAINQLGQMADELVLTPDPQDRNVIHAVLDLPAAARALPVFGPAAQLAFTIVNRDA